The DNA sequence aaataaaatgcaagaCATTTGGCAACAGAACTGGGACATAAATGACATAGCAAGACTTGGTTTGGGACACAAGATGGGCAAAATTTGAAAGGGAATGATTTGGTTTTTTAGTCGTCTCTGAATTGGACATCCTGCAATGAATTCCATGCTTTATAAAATCGGAAAGGACCTAACAGGTGGATGTGATGGCCACTGGCCAGTATGAGACTTGTTGGCATGTGCTGATGATACCGTAACGGAAAGAACGAAAATTGACAACAGtgctaaaagaaaataaacctgGTTTCCGCACTGAGAATCTTCCGAGCCTACAGCaacaatcaattattttttatttatttttttaaatttagatgtttttgttgttgttgtttttttgtttttaaatgatccaCCCTGCAATCCGGTAAGTGGCTGTAATGCGGCTAAACATTGCCAAATGaactaaaagaagaagaagaattcgCAGCAGTGCGACGTGCCAACTGATTGTTCATTAATATTGTTTATTATAATTTACGGCGTCCACATCATTCCAAGAAACAACATGTGATTAGCATGTTTCTGCTACAAATCATATTTAGACTATTTAGCTTTTGGTGCTTGATCGCAGGGGTCCTCAAACTGGGGGTCTGTCTGTTTGCCATTATTTTGGGGTGCGTAAAATAGATTTGACAGTAAATGATCGTGTATAATTGACGTTAAAAGTGTATACTTTGCACTTGATTCCACCTACAGCGCGTTGTATGTTTCTTAGAAGGAATTAAAGTTGCTcgttattttttgtgtgaaaacgaGTCGTTTCGAGCAGCCGCTAAATCGAGTAACCGAATCGCTAAATTGACAACGCCGAATCGTGAATATTTAGGTTGAAGCAATTGACGTCATGTTAGGATCAAGAGGAATTCTCTCAATGGACcccaaaagtttgagaaccccagCTTTAGCGGTCTAGCAGTGAACATTATGTCTGTGTTCCTGGTTTGGAATATGAAGAGAACACACACTTCCACAGCAATGCTTGTTATTGGGCAGGTGGCGGCGGGGCACCGCCCGCACGGGAGGGGGTCTTCTTCTCCAGTCTGCTGACTCGATGTTTGAGCTTGCTGTGCGTGGCCTCGTGCTCGGCCAGCAGTCGAGCGTAGCGCGTCTGCAGGTCGTCCAGCGTGCTCGCCATCCGCTCCACTTTCTCCTCCATCTCCTTGGGGTCGGGCCCCTGCGCCGCCACCTACAGGACAGGAGGAGCTGTGACAACTGAACGGCGGCTGGTGCTTGTGGTGGTTACCTCCAGGTCCAGCAGGCCGTCCTTCATCAGGATCTGTCTCCCCTTCTCTTCTAACAAGGCCTTGGCGTCGGGGTACTCGGTCAGCGCCTCCATCAGGTCGTCCTTGGAAAGACAGAAGAGGTCGGAGTAACCGATGCTGCGGATGTTTGCCGTTCGCCTGTTTCCGGCTTTGCTGCCTGTTAGTGAAGAAGACGGGCGAAGGCATGAcgacagaggtggcaaaaagtaaaaaaaacactggtaaAAGCAGATGTACTCATTGCACGCCAAGTACAAATGGAGGGAGTCAAAGTACAAATGTCGAAAAAAATCGACTTCCGTTgcgaagtatttgtacttggttactgcCCACCTTTGATGGCCAGGATGCTGATCTCGCCAAAGTAGCTGCCGTCGCTGAGGACCACAAACTGCGTGACGCCGTCGTCGGCCACCACGGCGAGCTTGCCCTCCTTGATGATGTACATCTCGCGCCCGATGTCGCCCTTCTTGCAGATGTAGTCTCCGGGACTGTAGACCTGCGGCTGCAGCTTCAGCACCAGCTCCACCAGCAGTCCCGCCTCGCAGTCGGCAAAGATACGCACCTGTGCGCCAAGACGGTGACAATACTTACAATACATCTTTGAAGACTAACCTGCGCTGGTCATCATCTTCGCAAAGTGCTCTTGCAACCAacatagtgacagacagtaTGTCGGTGTCTGGTCCATGGGGGGTCCCCAACACACAACTGATCTGACCTTCTTGAGTGTGTCCAGGTGCACGTTGATGGCAATCTCGGCTCTCAGCTTGTCCGGAAGGTACTTGAGGACTTCTCGCTCGTCCACCGCCTTCTTGTTGGTCCACAGGAAGTCGAACCACTTTATGACGCGCTTCTCCAGGTCCTTGGttacctgggggggggggggggggggggggggcaaatccttGGCTTGGTGGCTCAACTTGAAGCTACATCAAGCAAGTATTAGGGAGGGAGATCCGAAGATTATTACCTGTGGTCGGCACACTGACCTTGCGGAAGCTCATGTACTGCTTGATAGCGTCGATGCGAGCCTGAAAGTTGGCGCGGGCGGCGTTCATGTTGGTAATCATGGAGCCCACGTTACCCACGATAGTGGCGAAGATCAGCACGCCCACCTGCGGCGCACAGGAAGTGAGCGCCGAGGTCTTTGCGCTCCAGACGTGATGAAACCCACCAGGAAATCGGTGACCACAAAGAAGTACTCTGAGTTCTCCACGGGGGGCGGAGTCTCTCCAATGGTGGTGAGCGTCAGCGTGGACCAGTACATACTGTAGGCGTACTTCCTCACCAGGCGGCCGAACTCTGGGTTTGCTGGGTCAGGATACACAAACCTGTCCGAGCCAAAACCTGAAGAGGACAAGGGAATAAGGCGGTCTGCTTACAATCCGGAATCTGGGAATACCCACCGATGGCCTTGGAGAAAGAATAGTAGAGGCAGGCGTTCCAgtggatgatgatgacaatgtaCATGACCAGGTTGGAGATCCGCAGCATGTTGGGGTAGTTGGTTCTGGTCTCGGTCCTCTGGAAGAACTCCAGCATCCTGAAAACAGGAGACACACGTGTCGAGATAGTCCCTGGGCGCCAACGCTGACATCACCtgccatttttttccacctgttgaACCTCAGCAGCTTGTTGAGGCGGATCTCGGGGTAGTTGAGGCCCAGAGTGACGTACAGAACGTCCGTGGGGACCATGGAGAGGACATCCAGTCGGAACTGGAAACTCTTCACGTAACGCTCGCGTAGCTTCTGCTCATCTTTGACCAGAAGACCCTGCTCCAGGTAGCCTGCACCCACACCATGAACATAACCATAACCACGCCAGTGTTCATGACCATGACCGAGTGGACAAACCTGTCCTGGTTCTGAAGATCATGTCGGCCACATAGAACAAGTCGCAGAGAAAGTCCAAGAGGAACCAGTAGCGCAAGTAGTCCATCTGAAGCTCCTCGAAGCACGCCCTGATGTGCGCCCACCACAAGAGCCTCAGAAGTGGCGGCCGGTGCAACGGGATGACTGCGAGGACTGGGATTGGGGACGTTACCTGGCGATGATGAGGGTCCAGTTGTACATGACGGGAAGCGTGATGATGAAGAGCCAGTGGTAATATGCGTCCCCCGCCGGGTCCACCACCGTGATCTCCTgtggactaacacacacacacacacacacaatcgagtctcaagtcttaaccttcaagtttcaagcgaGTCCCAAGTGACTGCGGCAAAACTCCAGGAGGTCAAGTCCAGTCCCCACTAAATTCCAAATCCAGTCACGTCATTCGTGAATAACAAGTCAGAGGCAAATCCAGTCTTTCTTGAGTTTTAGTTAAAGCCCTAAAATTGGTGACTTGGGCCTGACTCCAGTCAAGTCACGCGACTCGAGTACGCCACCGGCCTCGCAATCAACCTACACcgcctccttcttctcctccgccttggctttcttcttttcctcctcttcttcctcttctttttcggcttttttcttcccctccttCCTGCGGAGGCAGCGAACAGGAGTGAAGGACGCAAAACATCAGCATCCAACCTCGGGAGTCAAAGAGCTCACGTTTTCTTgtctttcttctccttctttttcttcttcttcttcttctcatccCTACAAGACAACAGGAAACGCGTCCAGTGGCGTGCATTGGGAAtaacgtgcatgtttgtgtgtgtttgttacttgtctttgttgttgttgctgttgttgacaTTGAAGAGAAGTCCCGCACACCTAAAAGACATCACCAgtcatacgcacacacacacacacacacacacacacggcggaGGTGGCAAAAAGCACTCACACTCTGAAACTTACataagtacaaatacttgtgtGTACCGAGACTGAAATATActcaagtacaaaagtaaaatgatGTTTTATAGTCAAATTCTAGTCCTTACAgatatgattttttaaatgtaggacGAAAGTAAAAAAGTTGTGTACActaatgaagtatttgtactccctgaaccttttttttttttttttttttcctttttctccccAGCAACAACTCACCTGTGGTCCTCCGTGTCGTCCAGGAGTGGGGCGGCCATGTCCATCGGCGAAACCTGGGCCATCGAGG is a window from the Phycodurus eques isolate BA_2022a chromosome 23, UOR_Pequ_1.1, whole genome shotgun sequence genome containing:
- the cnga1b gene encoding cGMP-gated cation channel alpha-1, whose product is MAQVSPMDMAAPLLDDTEDHRCAGLLFNVNNSNNNKDKDEKKKKKKKKEKKDKKTKEGKKKAEKEEEEEEEKKKAKAEEKKEAVPQEITVVDPAGDAYYHWLFIITLPVMYNWTLIIARACFEELQMDYLRYWFLLDFLCDLFYVADMIFRTRTGYLEQGLLVKDEQKLRERYVKSFQFRLDVLSMVPTDVLYVTLGLNYPEIRLNKLLRFNRMLEFFQRTETRTNYPNMLRISNLVMYIVIIIHWNACLYYSFSKAIGFGSDRFVYPDPANPEFGRLVRKYAYSMYWSTLTLTTIGETPPPVENSEYFFVVTDFLVGVLIFATIVGNVGSMITNMNAARANFQARIDAIKQYMSFRKVTKDLEKRVIKWFDFLWTNKKAVDEREVLKYLPDKLRAEIAINVHLDTLKKVRIFADCEAGLLVELVLKLQPQVYSPGDYICKKGDIGREMYIIKEGKLAVVADDGVTQFVVLSDGSYFGEISILAIKGSKAGNRRTANIRSIGYSDLFCLSKDDLMEALTEYPDAKALLEEKGRQILMKDGLLDLEVAAQGPDPKEMEEKVERMASTLDDLQTRYARLLAEHEATHSKLKHRVSRLEKKTPSRAGGAPPPPAQ